AAGAACTCTGTTCTCGACCAAGTTATCGTGACTGACTCTATCACGCTATCTAAAGAGATGGCTGCGACTGGTAAAGTTACTCAGCTAACTCTATCTAGCATGCTTGCTGAAGCTATTCGTCGCATCAGCAACGAAGAGTCTATCTCTGCGATGTTTACTTCAAAGTAATCCTCGTCTAGAAATGAAAAAACCACTTCCTATCGAAGTGGTTTTTTTGTATTCACATTTTTTGTGCCAATTTAGTGTGCTATCATACCGCGCTTTTGAGATTCAAGAGAGATCTTAACGTTGACTCAGCAGATAAAATTGCTTGTAGGCCTTGCCAACCCTGGACCTGAATACGCTCGCACGCGTCACAATGCCGGTGCTTGGGTGGTAGAGGAACTCGCTCGTATCCACAATGTCACTTTGAAAAACGAACCAAAGTTCTTCGGTCTCACAGGACGAATTCTGGTGAATGGCAGTGACTTAAGACTGTTAATCCCGACCACATTTATGAACCTATCTGGCAAGGCTATCGCTGCATTAGCGAAGTTTTATCAGATCAAACCTGAAGAGATCATGGTCGCTCACGATGAGCTAGACTTACCTCCAGGCGTTGCCAAGTTCAAAAAAGCGGGCGGTCACGGCGGTCATAATGGTTTAAAAGACACCATTAGCAAGCTGGGCAACAATAAAGAATTTTATCGTCTAAGGATTGGCATTGGCCACCCTGGACACAAAGACAAAGTAGCAGGTTATGTACTCGGTAAAGCACCAGCAAAAGAGCAAGAATGCCTTGATGCTGTTGTCGATGAATCCGTACGCAGTCTCGACATCTTACTCAAAGATGGCCTGACAAAAGCACAAAATCGCTTACACACCTTCAAAGCTGAATAAGGTTTACAATCATGGGTTTTAAATGTGGCATCGTTGGTCTACCAAACGTAGGTAAGTCAACTCTGTTTAACGCACTGACTAAAGCTGGTATCGAAGCAGCAAACTTCCCGTTCTGTACTATCGAACCAAACACAGGCGTAGTACCTGTGCCAGATCTACGCCTAGACGCGCTGGCGAAAATTGTTAATCCACAAAAGATCCTTCCAACAACTATGGAATTTGTGGACATCGCTGGTCTTGTTGCTGGTGCTTCTAAAGGTGAAGGTCTAGGTAACAAGTTCCTAGCTAACATCCGTGAAACTGACGCTATCGGTCACGTAGTTCGCTGTTTTGAGAACGAAAACATCGTTCACGTTGCGGGTAAAGTATCGCCAATCGAAGATATCGAAGTGATCAACCTAGAGCTAGCGCTTGCTGACCTAGATTCTTGTGAGCGCGCAATTCAGCGCAACGCTAAGAAAGCAAAAGGCGGCGACAAAGACGCTAAGTTCGAGCTAACAGTACTTGAAAAACTACTGCCGGTTCTTACTGAAGGTGGCATGGCACGTACTGTTGATCTTGCGAAAGAAGAGCTAGCAGCTGTTGGTTACCTAAACTTCCTGACTCTTAAACCAACCATGTACATCGCAAACGTGAATGAAGATGGTTTTGAAAACAACCCTTACCTTGATGCAGTACGTGAGTACGCAGAGAAAGAAAACAACGTGGTTGTTGCGGTTTGTGCATCTATCGAATCTGAGCTTTCTGAGCTAGACGACGAAGATCGCGAAGAGTTCCTAGCAGACATGGGCATTGAAGAGCCAGGCCTTAACCGAGTGATCCGCTCTGGTTATGAGCTTCTAACGCTACAAACCTACTTCACTGCTGGCGTTAAAGAAGTGCGTGCATGGACTATCCCTGTTGGTGCAACTGCGCCGCAAGCGGCAGGTAAGATCCACACTGACTTCGAAAAAGGCTTCATCCGCGCAGAAGTCGTTGGTTATGACGACTTCATCCAGTACAACGGCGAGTCTGGTGCAAAAGATGCAGGTAAATGGCGTCTAGAAGGGAAAGAATACATCGTTAAAGATGGTGATGTAGTTCACTTCCGCTTCAACGTATAATTACGACGCACTCGTTATTGTTTAAAAAGCCAGCAACTGCTGGCTTTTGTTGTTTTACAAGGTCTATCAACTCACAACAGGCCCCTAATGCAAAGCAAATAGACCCTCGGGAAATCGGCAATTATCTAGCAGATTTAGATCATAAACAGAGCGGTTTGATTAAAAAAAGCTCGAACGGCACTTTTTCGCTAATTTCTTCGCAAAATAAGTTGACGCATCAGATTCAACTCCGCATAATGCGCCCCGTTCTCAGCGATAAGGCAACTTTCAAAGAGAATCAACAATATGGAAATGGCTACGTAGCTCAGCTGGTTAGAGCACATCACTCATAATGATGGGGTCAC
This window of the Vibrio maritimus genome carries:
- the pth gene encoding aminoacyl-tRNA hydrolase, which produces MTQQIKLLVGLANPGPEYARTRHNAGAWVVEELARIHNVTLKNEPKFFGLTGRILVNGSDLRLLIPTTFMNLSGKAIAALAKFYQIKPEEIMVAHDELDLPPGVAKFKKAGGHGGHNGLKDTISKLGNNKEFYRLRIGIGHPGHKDKVAGYVLGKAPAKEQECLDAVVDESVRSLDILLKDGLTKAQNRLHTFKAE
- the ychF gene encoding redox-regulated ATPase YchF; this encodes MGFKCGIVGLPNVGKSTLFNALTKAGIEAANFPFCTIEPNTGVVPVPDLRLDALAKIVNPQKILPTTMEFVDIAGLVAGASKGEGLGNKFLANIRETDAIGHVVRCFENENIVHVAGKVSPIEDIEVINLELALADLDSCERAIQRNAKKAKGGDKDAKFELTVLEKLLPVLTEGGMARTVDLAKEELAAVGYLNFLTLKPTMYIANVNEDGFENNPYLDAVREYAEKENNVVVAVCASIESELSELDDEDREEFLADMGIEEPGLNRVIRSGYELLTLQTYFTAGVKEVRAWTIPVGATAPQAAGKIHTDFEKGFIRAEVVGYDDFIQYNGESGAKDAGKWRLEGKEYIVKDGDVVHFRFNV